In the Flavisolibacter tropicus genome, one interval contains:
- a CDS encoding tetratricopeptide repeat protein yields MKTKRPFAYKLLIHTLLTCLTLHFLPTAQAQYRVPGQDSAYALYSKIDTLQWKEYNAVFDFEKFDLNRIYELRKAIQPYVEAQDPLGEFLYAASMDLYPYGHGEPKEAQIALTYYTKAANKGLAEAERMLFDLYSYGLMGQERDEKKAFNYLQRVIKHGDATFKAKGYADLAGLFDSGTSSFVKRNKDSVIFYLEKALTYTPNDGWLLDYAAGTYEEKRNYTKAMTYLLRSDNEQSHIKVAEWLMEGKKVKKDVNQSLAILYKITDTLIKEYGKNLDGYMGGSNPMHLLNNWYRCKKWITREQLGKYFDPNWICD; encoded by the coding sequence ATGAAAACAAAACGCCCTTTTGCTTATAAACTTCTTATACATACACTTCTCACCTGCCTTACACTGCATTTTTTGCCAACGGCTCAGGCACAATACCGCGTGCCCGGACAAGACAGCGCCTATGCCCTCTATAGTAAGATAGACACGTTGCAATGGAAGGAATACAATGCCGTATTCGACTTTGAAAAATTTGATCTGAACCGCATCTACGAGCTGCGCAAAGCCATACAGCCCTATGTAGAAGCCCAGGATCCTCTGGGAGAATTTTTATATGCAGCCAGCATGGATCTCTATCCCTACGGACATGGAGAACCGAAAGAGGCACAGATTGCATTAACCTATTATACTAAAGCGGCTAACAAAGGACTGGCTGAAGCTGAAAGAATGCTGTTTGACCTATACAGCTATGGATTGATGGGTCAAGAACGTGATGAAAAGAAAGCCTTCAACTATTTACAGCGTGTTATAAAGCATGGCGATGCAACATTCAAAGCAAAGGGTTATGCAGACCTTGCCGGCTTGTTTGATTCGGGCACATCTTCGTTTGTAAAACGTAATAAAGACTCTGTTATCTTCTATCTGGAAAAAGCGCTTACCTATACCCCTAACGATGGCTGGTTGCTGGACTATGCCGCCGGTACATATGAGGAGAAACGTAATTACACGAAAGCGATGACCTACCTATTGCGTAGCGATAATGAACAAAGCCATATTAAAGTAGCTGAATGGCTGATGGAGGGAAAGAAGGTTAAGAAAGATGTAAACCAGTCTTTAGCGATCTTATACAAGATAACAGACACGCTAATAAAAGAATATGGCAAAAACCTGGACGGCTATATGGGCGGTAGCAACCCCATGCACCTATTGAACAACTGGTATCGTTGTAAAAAATGGATTACCCGTGAGCAGTTAGGAAAATACTTTGATCCAAATTGGATATGCGATTAG
- a CDS encoding DUF4197 domain-containing protein, with product MKRLIVPFLLLFLLPLSYSCTSGRFAGYKLNENDAAAAIRQMLQLGVQESNFTGAFNKETIMTAVLPEGVRKAMNTVSMLGLTNEIDRFTTTLGTAAEKTATNSIPIFASGISNMQFTDAMHIIKAGGTAGTDYLRASIGDSLRRSIRPVVETALQEYKLNDMWNEIVKPLGGNKIKLDLPTIMAGAVSEAMFRKVAEKERLIRAEKEARTTTLLQKVFSKSWS from the coding sequence ATGAAAAGACTAATTGTACCTTTCCTCCTCCTGTTCCTTTTACCCTTGTCGTACTCCTGTACCAGCGGTCGCTTTGCCGGCTATAAGCTGAATGAGAACGATGCCGCTGCTGCCATTCGCCAGATGTTGCAACTAGGCGTACAGGAAAGCAATTTCACAGGAGCTTTTAATAAAGAAACGATCATGACCGCCGTGTTGCCCGAGGGTGTGCGTAAGGCCATGAATACGGTCAGCATGTTGGGGCTTACCAACGAGATCGATCGTTTTACAACAACCTTAGGCACGGCAGCTGAAAAAACAGCTACCAACTCCATACCCATTTTTGCCAGCGGTATCAGTAATATGCAGTTTACCGATGCTATGCATATCATTAAAGCGGGCGGTACTGCCGGTACCGATTACCTGCGTGCATCTATTGGCGATAGCCTGCGCCGTTCCATCCGTCCAGTAGTGGAGACCGCCTTACAGGAGTATAAGCTCAACGACATGTGGAATGAGATTGTAAAACCATTAGGCGGCAATAAAATAAAACTGGATCTGCCTACTATCATGGCTGGCGCTGTTAGTGAAGCCATGTTCCGTAAAGTGGCTGAAAAAGAGCGTCTGATACGTGCTGAAAAAGAAGCGCGTACCACGACCTTGTTACAAAAAGTCTTTTCTAAAAGCTGGAGCTAA
- a CDS encoding FG-GAP-like repeat-containing protein produces the protein MRKIVTLLIILSNTFPCLAQWKGFAPVQTYNVADVANLIHTKDFTGDGQSDLTVLYNAGQSQWGVMKGEGQGKFSGISHQAKEDNYFLSDIADFNRDGFPDMVISSYWNNGFTIWFGQSSGQLTKGPYMYTGTHGRAVKCVDINKDGIMDILSTTSGSGRTISLHVFIGKGDGSFETKRTYPSVLDTCKDIFITDQNGDGRWDVVVSSSFPWLLIFVQQANGDFVPTYHPTFQMARPALADVNNDGKEDLILLYASFDNMPGSDSLIIKLNNGTDYLSPSIRVPSFENRMIRPYYLRTADLNHDGFTDLVFNHTDMDGMPNDTLFFMLGKGHAQFEEPVAMKVPANVAYLILADINKDGWEDLIVSCANKTINVYINQWVPAEGEEKQVQVFPNPAASYFYVKAAFKTAHQLRIYNAAGLLVGQQSLKSATTSVYTQGLANGIYFIEITGKEVNSRQSILVQH, from the coding sequence ATGAGAAAGATCGTTACACTGCTTATTATTTTATCTAATACGTTTCCTTGTTTAGCTCAATGGAAAGGATTTGCTCCTGTTCAAACCTATAATGTGGCTGATGTAGCCAACCTTATACATACAAAAGATTTTACCGGCGATGGTCAGTCAGATCTTACGGTGTTATACAACGCCGGTCAATCCCAATGGGGTGTTATGAAAGGAGAGGGGCAGGGAAAGTTTTCTGGCATCAGCCACCAGGCTAAAGAGGATAATTATTTTCTAAGTGATATTGCCGATTTTAATAGAGATGGTTTTCCGGACATGGTAATTTCCAGTTACTGGAACAATGGCTTCACCATTTGGTTTGGACAGTCTTCCGGCCAACTAACCAAAGGGCCCTACATGTATACCGGTACTCACGGCCGTGCCGTAAAATGTGTTGATATCAACAAAGATGGGATCATGGATATATTGAGCACCACTAGCGGCTCCGGCCGTACCATTTCCCTGCATGTATTTATTGGAAAAGGCGATGGCAGTTTTGAAACCAAAAGAACTTACCCTTCGGTGCTGGATACCTGTAAGGATATTTTTATTACGGATCAAAACGGCGATGGTCGTTGGGATGTGGTGGTGTCAAGTTCTTTTCCATGGCTATTGATATTTGTGCAGCAGGCCAATGGTGATTTTGTGCCTACCTATCATCCCACCTTTCAAATGGCCAGACCTGCCCTGGCCGATGTAAACAATGATGGCAAAGAAGATCTGATCTTGCTGTATGCTTCTTTTGATAATATGCCTGGCTCCGATAGTTTGATCATTAAACTCAATAACGGAACTGATTACCTATCGCCTTCTATAAGAGTACCTTCTTTTGAAAACAGAATGATCCGGCCCTATTATTTACGCACTGCAGATCTTAATCATGATGGTTTTACAGACCTGGTATTTAATCATACTGATATGGATGGTATGCCAAACGATACGCTGTTCTTTATGCTGGGTAAAGGCCATGCGCAATTTGAGGAGCCTGTGGCAATGAAGGTACCGGCTAATGTGGCCTATTTAATCCTTGCAGATATAAATAAGGATGGTTGGGAAGATCTTATTGTAAGCTGCGCAAACAAAACCATCAATGTTTATATCAACCAGTGGGTGCCTGCAGAAGGTGAGGAAAAACAAGTACAGGTATTTCCCAATCCTGCGGCATCCTATTTCTATGTAAAAGCAGCTTTTAAAACCGCTCACCAGTTGCGTATTTATAATGCGGCGGGCCTGTTGGTAGGTCAGCAGTCACTAAAGAGTGCAACTACTTCCGTATACACACAGGGCCTTGCTAATGGCATTTATTTTATAGAAATAACAGGAAAAGAGGTCAATAGTCGGCAGTCCATTTTGGTACAGCATTAA
- a CDS encoding glycine zipper domain-containing protein yields MKRILSIFSIAAVMAACNSNQDKLAVESARLKAYQDSVRLAADTAGLSEYQAWKMQNELNNTADPYATTAGAAAAAPVARSTTRSTSSRSYGSSGAGRSRGYSSGNGTVAQAPARKKGWSKAAKGAVVGGVVGAGAGAIINKKNRGVGAVIGGVLGAGAGYGIGRGMDKKDGRY; encoded by the coding sequence ATGAAACGCATATTATCCATCTTCAGTATAGCCGCAGTAATGGCTGCTTGTAATAGCAACCAGGATAAACTAGCGGTAGAGAGTGCAAGGCTGAAGGCCTATCAAGACTCGGTACGCCTGGCTGCCGATACAGCAGGGCTGTCTGAATACCAGGCTTGGAAAATGCAGAATGAATTGAATAATACAGCTGATCCATATGCTACTACAGCTGGGGCTGCTGCTGCAGCACCTGTGGCGCGCTCTACTACACGTAGTACCTCATCTCGTAGCTACGGTAGCAGTGGTGCTGGTAGATCCAGAGGTTACAGCTCAGGTAATGGTACGGTAGCACAAGCTCCTGCTAGAAAAAAAGGTTGGAGTAAAGCGGCTAAAGGAGCTGTAGTTGGTGGTGTAGTAGGTGCTGGTGCGGGTGCTATTATCAATAAAAAGAACCGTGGTGTAGGTGCCGTAATTGGTGGTGTTCTTGGTGCTGGTGCCGGTTATGGTATTGGTAGAGGTATGGATAAAAAAGACGGTAGATATTAA
- a CDS encoding RNA recognition motif domain-containing protein → MKLFVAGLPYDLYDDELVEIFEKFGPLVSAKVTLDRETGKSRGFGFVEMQNEQDARDAIEHLKDIAFGKKQLIVKPADERPSGGSGGGGGYRGGNSGGGYGGGNRGGGGYNSGGGGYKGGGGGGYNKGGGSGGYNKGGGSGGYNKDRY, encoded by the coding sequence CCTGCCATACGATCTCTATGATGACGAGCTGGTAGAAATATTTGAAAAATTTGGTCCTTTGGTTTCTGCCAAAGTCACACTAGATAGAGAAACCGGCAAAAGCCGTGGTTTCGGGTTTGTAGAAATGCAAAATGAGCAGGACGCACGCGACGCCATTGAGCATCTGAAAGACATTGCTTTTGGTAAAAAGCAATTGATCGTAAAACCAGCTGACGAACGCCCAAGTGGTGGTTCTGGCGGCGGTGGTGGTTACCGTGGCGGTAATAGCGGCGGTGGCTATGGTGGTGGCAACCGCGGTGGCGGTGGCTACAACAGCGGCGGTGGCGGCTATAAAGGCGGCGGTGGCGGCGGCTACAACAAAGGTGGTGGTAGCGGTGGCTATAACAAAGGTGGTGGTAGCGGTGGCTACAATAAAGATCGTTACTAG